The Synechococcus sp. CC9605 sequence GTTGAAGTGGGGAATGACGCTGGGCCCCACCGTCTGCTTCACGGTGAAGAACTCGGAGAGGGGAATCTGCTCCCCCTTGGCATTGGCGACGTAGATGGCCGACAGCCGCTGGGGAGTGGCCCGGCTGACCTCATCGGCCTGCACATACACCCTGCGCACCTTGCCCTCCTGGAAGGTGTCATTCACGTATTGCCCACCGAAGTTGACGCTGAAAACAGACATCGCGGAGGCGAAATCGACACCGAGCGAAGCCATCTGCTCCCGGTCCACATCAATCTTGTATTGCGGAGCCTGGGGGGAGAACAGCGTGTAAACCTGATTGAGAACGGAATCGCTGTTCGCCGTCTGAATGATCTGCTGAGCAGATCCGAAAAACTCATTCAACGAATAGACGCCGCTGCTCTGGTCGAGCAGCTGGAACTCGAAGCCACCACCGGTGCCATAACCGGGAATCGACGGGGGCTCAACAACAAACACCCGACCCCCATCAATCGCGCTGTACAACTTGGCGTTGAGACGCTTCACCACCGCTCCCACGGTGTGGTCCTTGCCGGGCCGATCATCCCAGTGGTTCATCCCGATGAAGAACAGACCCTTGTTGGGCGCGTTGCCATCGAGGCTGGCGCCGCTGAACAGGGCGGCTGAGGCGATGTCCTCCTCGGAGCGCAACACCTCCGCCACCTGACGGTTGATCGCCAGTGTTTTCTCGTTGGAGACACCCTCAGGAGCCTGCACGAAACCAATGGCATAGCCCTGGTCTTCGATCGGCACGAATCCACCTGGAATGCGGGTGAAGGCGAATCCCGTCAGCAGAATGCCGGCCGCCAGGGCCGCCATCACAATCGGACGGGCTTTGAGCACGGCGTTGAGGATCGAGGCATAGCGCTTCTCAAAGCCGCCATACAAACGATTGAAGTTGGTGAAGATCACCGGGATGAAGTAGCCAACGACTCCTCCAATGGCGGTGAACAACACCACCGGAATCGGATTGGAGATGATCACCCCTGTGGTGATCACACCCACCGCAGCACCACCAGCGGTGAAGGGAAGACGCAGGGGCAGACCGCTGATCTTGCCCGCGAAGAAGCCGACCAACGCACCGATCACCGTTGGGATCAACGCTGCTGCCGCTCCGTTGCCAGCACTGAGCAAGCCGTAAATGAAACCAAGCACCACGCCGGCCGTGGCGTACTGATTGCGGCTGAGCTCCTTGGTCTCGCGAGACAACAGCAGGGCCGACAGCATCGGCGAGAAGGTAAGGGCGTTGAACGTGGAGATGCCGATCGAGAAAAGGATCGTGGCGGCGAACTGCTTGTAGATCGTTCCGGTGGCACCCGGGAAAAACAGCACCGGCAGGAACACCGCCATCTTCACCAGGGAGGTGGCGATCACAGCCCCGAACAGCTCATCCATGGTTTCCATGGCGGCCTGCACCGAGGTCATCCCTTCCGCCTTCTTGGCGGAGGTGTCTTCCACCACGGTGATGGCGTCATCCACCACAAGGCCAGTGGCCAGCACAAGACCAAACAGCGTGAGCTGGTTGAGGGAGAAACCGAAGGCCAGCACGAGGGCAAAAGTGCCGATCAAGGCCACCGGAATCGCAATGGCCGGAACCAACGTGGCTTTCCAGTTCTGCAAGAACAGGAACAGGATCAGCACCACCAGGATCACTGCGTCCCGAAGGGAGTTGGTCACACCTTTGATCGACTGATTGATGAAGTCGGTGGTGTCGTAAATCTTCTGGACCCCGAGGCCAACCGGCAGGGTTTGCTCGAACTCATTGAGCACTTCCTTGACGCCATTGGAGACCTCGATGGCATTGCTTCCGGAGAGCTGGTAAATCGCGATGCCAACGGAAGGTGTGCCTTTGAGATCCATGGCATCAATGCCGTAGGTCTCACCGCCGAGCTCAACGCGGCCCACATCCTTGAGCCGCACCAAGCCACCGGCATCAGTGGTTCTGAGAATGATGTTTTCGAACTCCTGGATGCTGGTAAGACGTCCCTGCAGCTGCACCGTGAAGGTGTATTCCTGACCTTCAGGGGCAGGGGCGCCGCCGATTTTGCCGGCAGGCACCAGACGGTTCTGACTTCGCAGCTGGTTGACCACATCGGTGGCCGTGAGGTTGTTGGCGGTCAGCTTCTCGGGGTCCAGCCAAAGGCGGAAGGCGATCTTGCGGTTGCCGAAGTAGGTGACATCGCCGACGCCCTTCACCCGCTTGACGTTGTCGGTGAGGTTTTTATCGAGGTAACCACTGATCGTCTCCACCGAGTATTCGGTCTTGGAGGGGTCTTCGTTGACGAAGTTGTAGACGAGCAGGATCGAGTTGGAGGCCTTGTTCACCGTCACACCCGACTTGCGCACCTCCTCCGGAAGCTGAGGTTCTGCCAGGGAGACGCGGTTCTGCACATTCACCTGGTTGATGTTGCCGTCGGTGCCACTGTCGAACGACACGGAGATCGAACTCACACCGTCCGACGAGCTGTTGGAGGTGATGAAGTCCATGTTCTCCACCCCGTTGATCTGCTGCTCGAGCACGGAGGTCACCCCCTGCTCAACAGCAACCGCATCGGCACCCACATAGGTGGCCTGCACCTTCACCGTGGGAGGAGCAATATCAGGAAGGTTTTCGATCGGCAGGATCGGAATCGCGATCAAGCCGACGATCACGATCAGCAGACTGCAGACCGTGCTGAGAACAGGCCGGGTGATGAAATTGTTGGAAGCAGACATCGATCAAACTCAGTTCGCCTTGGCGGGTTGCACCAGCACGGGCATGCCGTGTTTCAGGTTGAGCAGATTGGTTGTGGCAACCATCTGATTGGCATCAAGGCCTTTGGTGATCGGATACAGCTGGTTCTCCAATTCGCCCACCGTGACCGGCGTCTGCAGGGCGAACTTGGCATCAGCAGGGAGTTTGCCGGCCTTGATTCCCTTCTCCAGCTTCTCGAGATCAGCCTTGCCAGGATTCTCTTTGAGTTCCGCAAAGCTGCCGACACGGAAGACGAAGCTCTGACCGGAGGTCTGGGTGACAGCGGCGAAAGGAACGGCCAATTGTTTCTCAGCCTTGATCTGCACCCGGGTGCGCAGACGCTGGCCATCCTTCAGTAGCCCATCAGTATTCGCGAAGACCGCCTTCACCAACAATCCCTGAGTCTGCTTGTTAACCCTTGGGTCAATCGAGCCGACTTCCCCGGTCGCCATCAACTCATCACTGCCCGGAGCGCTAAGCAACACTGGCTGCCCCAGAGCTAGACGCGTCGAGAACACCGCCGGCACCTCCACACGTGCTTCCAGTTCGTTGTTCTGCACGAGGCTGGTGAACACCTGGCCTTGCTGAATCACGTCGCCCACCTTCACATTCACGTCAGCAACCGTGCCGGCGGATGGTGAAGTGAGATTGCTGTAGTCGAGCTCCGCCTGGGCTGAGATGTATTGGGTGCGATAGCGATCCAAGTCCTTCTGCGACGCAGCGCCCGTCTCAGCCAAGTAGGCGAAACGCTCATAGTTGGCCTTGGCGTTGTCGGCTTTGGCTTTCTTCTCGACTTGATCGAGCACCACCAACAGCTGACCTGGCGCAACTTCATCACCCTGGCGAATCTTCAGCTCCAGAATCCGTCCTCCCGACTGGGCGGCGAGCTCGACAAGATTGCTGGCCTCCAACGTGCTAACGGTGTCAACACCTTCAGTGAATTCAGCCAACTGGGTGGAGACGGCCTGCACCTTCGGCGACGGCGGCTTCGGCGCTTCGCTCTTGCAGGAACTGACCGTGATCAGAGCCGCGAAAGTGATCAGAAGACGCTGCGGATGACGCACGGCAAAATGTCTTTTGCCGGATTATGCAGAGTTCCTCAGAGCTTGTCCGGAAAGGTTTCGACGTCTCGAAACAGGCCTGCAAAAAGATTCGATTTGGACCAGCTCAAGCGCTGATTGAGAACGTCAGGGACACTGGGGCATCGCCGATTGTTCGTTGGGCCAGGACCTCTTCGCTTTTCACGGTGAGCAGCAACGGAGGCGGCTTGCTCCTTTGGCAGACCGCATGCGTCCGCGCACGCTGGAGGAATTTGAGGGCCAGAGCGGGATCCTGGCCGACGGACGGCTCCTACGCCGTGCCATCAAGGCTGATCGAGTCGGCAACCTGATCCTGCATGGCCCGCCCGGGGTCGGCAAAACCACCTTGGCGCGGATCATCGCCAACCACACCCGAGCTCATTTCAGCAGCCTCAATGCCGTGCTGGCGGGCGTCA is a genomic window containing:
- a CDS encoding efflux RND transporter periplasmic adaptor subunit; translated protein: MRHPQRLLITFAALITVSSCKSEAPKPPSPKVQAVSTQLAEFTEGVDTVSTLEASNLVELAAQSGGRILELKIRQGDEVAPGQLLVVLDQVEKKAKADNAKANYERFAYLAETGAASQKDLDRYRTQYISAQAELDYSNLTSPSAGTVADVNVKVGDVIQQGQVFTSLVQNNELEARVEVPAVFSTRLALGQPVLLSAPGSDELMATGEVGSIDPRVNKQTQGLLVKAVFANTDGLLKDGQRLRTRVQIKAEKQLAVPFAAVTQTSGQSFVFRVGSFAELKENPGKADLEKLEKGIKAGKLPADAKFALQTPVTVGELENQLYPITKGLDANQMVATTNLLNLKHGMPVLVQPAKAN
- a CDS encoding efflux RND transporter permease subunit, which gives rise to MSASNNFITRPVLSTVCSLLIVIVGLIAIPILPIENLPDIAPPTVKVQATYVGADAVAVEQGVTSVLEQQINGVENMDFITSNSSSDGVSSISVSFDSGTDGNINQVNVQNRVSLAEPQLPEEVRKSGVTVNKASNSILLVYNFVNEDPSKTEYSVETISGYLDKNLTDNVKRVKGVGDVTYFGNRKIAFRLWLDPEKLTANNLTATDVVNQLRSQNRLVPAGKIGGAPAPEGQEYTFTVQLQGRLTSIQEFENIILRTTDAGGLVRLKDVGRVELGGETYGIDAMDLKGTPSVGIAIYQLSGSNAIEVSNGVKEVLNEFEQTLPVGLGVQKIYDTTDFINQSIKGVTNSLRDAVILVVLILFLFLQNWKATLVPAIAIPVALIGTFALVLAFGFSLNQLTLFGLVLATGLVVDDAITVVEDTSAKKAEGMTSVQAAMETMDELFGAVIATSLVKMAVFLPVLFFPGATGTIYKQFAATILFSIGISTFNALTFSPMLSALLLSRETKELSRNQYATAGVVLGFIYGLLSAGNGAAAALIPTVIGALVGFFAGKISGLPLRLPFTAGGAAVGVITTGVIISNPIPVVLFTAIGGVVGYFIPVIFTNFNRLYGGFEKRYASILNAVLKARPIVMAALAAGILLTGFAFTRIPGGFVPIEDQGYAIGFVQAPEGVSNEKTLAINRQVAEVLRSEEDIASAALFSGASLDGNAPNKGLFFIGMNHWDDRPGKDHTVGAVVKRLNAKLYSAIDGGRVFVVEPPSIPGYGTGGGFEFQLLDQSSGVYSLNEFFGSAQQIIQTANSDSVLNQVYTLFSPQAPQYKIDVDREQMASLGVDFASAMSVFSVNFGGQYVNDTFQEGKVRRVYVQADEVSRATPQRLSAIYVANAKGEQIPLSEFFTVKQTVGPSVIPHFNLYRSIKIDGTPKEGNSSGQAIGAMKQIFNAGSYQGLGFDWTGISREEVKAGSLAVVIFALGILAVFLVLSAQYESYTDPIIILLTVPTALLGALVFLGGAGQVLNIYAQVGLVMLIGLAGGNAILIVDLANQKMGEGESALEAAKFSAKSRLRPILMTAISSLTGFLPLMLASGAGAQSQSSLGLVVFGGLLVATFLSTLVVPVFYVVMKTLLGEADAKPPEDGPTPTP